Proteins from one Apis cerana isolate GH-2021 linkage group LG11, AcerK_1.0, whole genome shotgun sequence genomic window:
- the LOC107995093 gene encoding coiled-coil-helix-coiled-coil-helix domain-containing protein 10, mitochondrial isoform X2, which yields MPRRGRAANPPPRTVRRTSAPVAAPAQPPAHAPAAAPMMAQPQQPSLMGQMAATAGGVAIGSAVGHTIGHAVTGLFSGGSSESAVAPAAPAVAQSAPAPAPIGGACAWEVKQFLECANNQSDLTLCEGFNEALRQCKAANNVV from the exons atgccacGACGTGGACGTGCAGCAAATCCTCCACCAAGGAC ggtTAGACGAACATCAGCTCCAGTTGCAGCTCCTGCACAACCTCCTGCACATGCTCCTGCAGCAGCACCAATGATGGCGCAACCTCAGCAGCCATCCCTCATGGGACAAATGGCTGCTACTGCTGGAGGTGTCGCTATAGGTTCTGCTGTTGGTCATACTATTGGACATGCAGTAACTGGTCTTTTCAGTGGAGGATCTAGTGAATCTGCTGTTGCACCTGCAGCACCTGCTGTAGCACAAAGTGCACCAGCTCCTGCACCTATTGGTGGAGCTTGTGCTTGGGaagtaaaacaatttttggaATGTGCTAATAATCAATCTGATCTTACATTGTGCGAAGGATTTAATGAAGCTCTTCGTCAATGCAAAGCAGCTAATa atgTAGTTTAA
- the LOC107995093 gene encoding coiled-coil-helix-coiled-coil-helix domain-containing protein 10, mitochondrial isoform X1 produces the protein MPRRGRAANPPPRTVRRTSAPVAAPAQPPAHAPAAAPMMAQPQQPSLMGQMAATAGGVAIGSAVGHTIGHAVTGLFSGGSSESAVAPAAPAVAQSAPAPAPIGGACAWEVKQFLECANNQSDLTLCEGFNEALRQCKAANSKFKLLLLLLLLLYYLYYINVLYIFYVYYVF, from the exons atgccacGACGTGGACGTGCAGCAAATCCTCCACCAAGGAC ggtTAGACGAACATCAGCTCCAGTTGCAGCTCCTGCACAACCTCCTGCACATGCTCCTGCAGCAGCACCAATGATGGCGCAACCTCAGCAGCCATCCCTCATGGGACAAATGGCTGCTACTGCTGGAGGTGTCGCTATAGGTTCTGCTGTTGGTCATACTATTGGACATGCAGTAACTGGTCTTTTCAGTGGAGGATCTAGTGAATCTGCTGTTGCACCTGCAGCACCTGCTGTAGCACAAAGTGCACCAGCTCCTGCACCTATTGGTGGAGCTTGTGCTTGGGaagtaaaacaatttttggaATGTGCTAATAATCAATCTGATCTTACATTGTGCGAAGGATTTAATGAAGCTCTTCGTCAATGCAAAGCAGCTAATagtaagtttaaattattattattattattattattattatattatttgtattatattaatgtattatatatattttatgtatattatgttttttaa